In the Quercus lobata isolate SW786 chromosome 5, ValleyOak3.0 Primary Assembly, whole genome shotgun sequence genome, one interval contains:
- the LOC115989588 gene encoding O-fucosyltransferase 8 isoform X1, producing MKEYQFRCPDTLTGSDPSIGRRISWGDNHWNSKTVLLHGWKNDPAKYNASKGVYVGKKNLWLRKHVKLIAFMLGLMGFILLIDSLMMSIFDLRNFQHHLAQRKSTGLKEEDRDAYINEEKSPVMYDRLLNLASSALAEKEFKQESSRFLEEPYQQASAWKPCSDRKVPMNMGKFDKNNGYILISANGGLNQQRVAICNAVAVASLLNATLVLPRFLYSNVWKDPSQFGDIYQEEYFMSTLKDDVNIVNDLPPHLSSLDFEALGSLITDADIVKEAKPVDYIKSVLPPLLKNGVVHFLGFGNRLGFDPLPSNLQKLRCKCNFHALKFVPKIQQTGSLLVRRIRKYDAARRMLDKQLLGNFVPKNSSNKQDTSGGPSKYLALHLRFEVDMVAYSLCEFGGGENEKKDLQAYRETHFPLLIERLKNSSPISPTKLRKLGRCPLTPEEAALVLAGLGFKRGTYIYLAGHHIYGGESRMHPFTSLYPNLVTKESLLTSDELAPFRNFSSQLAALDFIACATADVFAITDSGSQLSSLVSGFRTYYGGGHAPTLRPNKKRLAAILSENSTIGWNGFEDRVKKMIEEGQRVRARGFGRSIYRQPRCPECMCKEAR from the exons ATGAAAGAGTATCAGTTTAGATGCCCAGATACTTTAACTGGTAGTGATCCTTCTATTGGAAGGAGAATTTCATGGGGTGATAACCATTGGAATTCCAAAACTGTGTTGCTTCATGGGTGGAAGAATGATCCTGCAAAATATAATGCTTCTAAGGGAGTTTATGTGGGGAAGAAAAATTTGTGGCTTAGAAAGCATGTGAAATTGATTGCTTTCATGTTGGGGTTGATGGGTTTTATTCTATTGATTGATTCTCTGATGATGTCCATTTTTGATTTGCGAAATTTTCAGCATCACTTGGCCCAAAGAAAATCAACTGGACTCAAG GAGGAAGATAGAGATGCCTACATCAATGAAGAAAAATCACCAGTGATGTATGACCGGCTTCTAAACTTAGCATCCAGTGCTCTTGCTGAG AAAGAGTTTAAGCAAGAGTCATCAAGGTTCTTGGAGGAACCATATCAGCAGGCCTCTGCATGGAAACCATGCTCGGACAGAAAAGTTCCAATGAATATGG ggaaatttgacaaaaataatgGCTACATATTAATCAGTGCCAATGGTGGTCTCAATCAACAGCGAGTTGCT ATTTGTAATGCCGTTGCCGTGGCATCTCTTCTTAATGCCACTCTAGTTCTTCCAAGATTTCTTTATAGCAATGTTTGGAAGGATCCCAG CCAGTTTGGTGATATTTATCAAGAGGAGTATTTTATGAGTACCCTGAAGGATGATGTCAACATTGTTAACGATCTCCCTCCTCATCTGAGTTCACTTGACTTTGAAGCACTTGGTAGCCTG ATTACTGATGCAGATATTGTGAAGGAGGCAAAGCCTGTTGATTACATTAAAAGTGTACTTCCTCCTCTCTTAAAAAATGGAGTTGTTCACTTTCTTGGATTTGGAAATCGACTGGGCTTTGATCCGTTGCCTTCTAATCTTCAG AAACTAAGATGCAAATGCAACTTCCATGCTTTGAAGTTTGTACCAAAAATTCAACAAACTGGATCATTGTTGGTTAGAAGGATAAGAAAATATGATGCTGCCCGGAGAATGTTGGACAAGCAATTGCTTGGAAACTTCGTGCCCAAAAATTCCTCAAACAAGCAGGATACTTCTGGAGGCCCATCCAAATACCTTGCTTTACACTTGAGATTTGAAGTGGATATGGTGGCCTACTCCCTATGTGAATTTGGGGGtggagaaaatgagaaaaaggaTCTTCAAGCCTACAGAGAAACccattttcctttacttattgAGCGCTTAAAGAACTCAAG CCCTATTTCTCCTACAAAGTTGAGAAAGTTGGGAAGATGTCCATTGACACCAGAAGAAGCAGCACTAGTTCTAGCTGGACTTGGTTTTAAGCGTGGAACTTACATTTATTTGGCAGGACACCATATCTATGGAGGAGAATCCAGGATGCATCCCTTCACCAGCCTCTATCCCAACTTGGTCACAAAGGAAAGTCTCCTCACATCTGATGAACTTGCACCGTTTAGAAATTTCTCTTCTCAG CTGGCTGCATTGGACTTTATTGCATGTGCAACTGCTGATGTCTTTGCCATTACTGACTCCGGAAGCCAACTTTCATCCCTTGTATCTGGGTTTCGGACTTATTATGGTGGTGGCCACGCCCCTACCTTGCGGCCTAACAAGAAGAGGCTGGCAGCAATTTTGTCAGAGAATAGCACCATTGGGTGGAACGGTTTTGAAGATAGAGTGAAAAAGATGATTGAGGAAGGTCAAAGGGTGCGTGCAAGGGGCTTTGGTCGAAGCATTTATCGTCAGCCTAGGTGCCCAGAATGCATGTGCAAAGAAGCTCGTTAG
- the LOC115989588 gene encoding O-fucosyltransferase 8 isoform X2, with product MYDRLLNLASSALAEKEFKQESSRFLEEPYQQASAWKPCSDRKVPMNMGKFDKNNGYILISANGGLNQQRVAICNAVAVASLLNATLVLPRFLYSNVWKDPSQFGDIYQEEYFMSTLKDDVNIVNDLPPHLSSLDFEALGSLITDADIVKEAKPVDYIKSVLPPLLKNGVVHFLGFGNRLGFDPLPSNLQKLRCKCNFHALKFVPKIQQTGSLLVRRIRKYDAARRMLDKQLLGNFVPKNSSNKQDTSGGPSKYLALHLRFEVDMVAYSLCEFGGGENEKKDLQAYRETHFPLLIERLKNSSPISPTKLRKLGRCPLTPEEAALVLAGLGFKRGTYIYLAGHHIYGGESRMHPFTSLYPNLVTKESLLTSDELAPFRNFSSQLAALDFIACATADVFAITDSGSQLSSLVSGFRTYYGGGHAPTLRPNKKRLAAILSENSTIGWNGFEDRVKKMIEEGQRVRARGFGRSIYRQPRCPECMCKEAR from the exons ATGTATGACCGGCTTCTAAACTTAGCATCCAGTGCTCTTGCTGAG AAAGAGTTTAAGCAAGAGTCATCAAGGTTCTTGGAGGAACCATATCAGCAGGCCTCTGCATGGAAACCATGCTCGGACAGAAAAGTTCCAATGAATATGG ggaaatttgacaaaaataatgGCTACATATTAATCAGTGCCAATGGTGGTCTCAATCAACAGCGAGTTGCT ATTTGTAATGCCGTTGCCGTGGCATCTCTTCTTAATGCCACTCTAGTTCTTCCAAGATTTCTTTATAGCAATGTTTGGAAGGATCCCAG CCAGTTTGGTGATATTTATCAAGAGGAGTATTTTATGAGTACCCTGAAGGATGATGTCAACATTGTTAACGATCTCCCTCCTCATCTGAGTTCACTTGACTTTGAAGCACTTGGTAGCCTG ATTACTGATGCAGATATTGTGAAGGAGGCAAAGCCTGTTGATTACATTAAAAGTGTACTTCCTCCTCTCTTAAAAAATGGAGTTGTTCACTTTCTTGGATTTGGAAATCGACTGGGCTTTGATCCGTTGCCTTCTAATCTTCAG AAACTAAGATGCAAATGCAACTTCCATGCTTTGAAGTTTGTACCAAAAATTCAACAAACTGGATCATTGTTGGTTAGAAGGATAAGAAAATATGATGCTGCCCGGAGAATGTTGGACAAGCAATTGCTTGGAAACTTCGTGCCCAAAAATTCCTCAAACAAGCAGGATACTTCTGGAGGCCCATCCAAATACCTTGCTTTACACTTGAGATTTGAAGTGGATATGGTGGCCTACTCCCTATGTGAATTTGGGGGtggagaaaatgagaaaaaggaTCTTCAAGCCTACAGAGAAACccattttcctttacttattgAGCGCTTAAAGAACTCAAG CCCTATTTCTCCTACAAAGTTGAGAAAGTTGGGAAGATGTCCATTGACACCAGAAGAAGCAGCACTAGTTCTAGCTGGACTTGGTTTTAAGCGTGGAACTTACATTTATTTGGCAGGACACCATATCTATGGAGGAGAATCCAGGATGCATCCCTTCACCAGCCTCTATCCCAACTTGGTCACAAAGGAAAGTCTCCTCACATCTGATGAACTTGCACCGTTTAGAAATTTCTCTTCTCAG CTGGCTGCATTGGACTTTATTGCATGTGCAACTGCTGATGTCTTTGCCATTACTGACTCCGGAAGCCAACTTTCATCCCTTGTATCTGGGTTTCGGACTTATTATGGTGGTGGCCACGCCCCTACCTTGCGGCCTAACAAGAAGAGGCTGGCAGCAATTTTGTCAGAGAATAGCACCATTGGGTGGAACGGTTTTGAAGATAGAGTGAAAAAGATGATTGAGGAAGGTCAAAGGGTGCGTGCAAGGGGCTTTGGTCGAAGCATTTATCGTCAGCCTAGGTGCCCAGAATGCATGTGCAAAGAAGCTCGTTAG
- the LOC115989589 gene encoding nucleobase-ascorbate transporter 2 gives MAAPAPKPEEISHPAMDQLQGLEYCIDSNPSWGEAIALGFQHYILALGTAVMIPSFLVPLMGGTNGDKVRVVQTLLFVEGINTLIQTLFGTRLPTVIGGSYAFMVPIISIIHDSSLASIDDPHLRFLNTMRAVQGALIVASSIQIILGFSQLWAICSRFFSPLGMVPVIALVGFGLFDRGFPVVGRCVEIGIPMFILFIVFSQYLKNFQAKKLPILERFALLISITVIWAYAHLLTASGAYRHRPDLTQINCRTDKANLISSAPWIKIPYPLQWGAPTFDAGHAFGMMAATIVSLIESTGAYKAASRLASATPPPAHVLSRGIGWQGIGILLSGLFGTLTGSTVSVENVGLLGSTRVGSRRVIQISAGFMIFFSMLGKFGALFASIPFTIFAAVYCVLFGLVASVGLSFLQFTNMNSMRNLFITGVAFFLGLSVPEYFREYTAKALHGPAHTRAGWFNDFLNTIFFSSPTVALIVAIFLDNTLDYKESARDRGMPWWVKFRTFKGDSRNEEFYTLPFNLNRFFPPN, from the exons ATGGCAGCTCCAGCTCCAAAACCAGAAGAGATAAGCCACCCAGCAATGGACCAACTTCAAGGCTTGGAATACTGTATTGACTCGAACCCATCTTGGG GGGAGGCAATAGCTTTGGGTTTCCAGCACTACATTTTGGCCTTAGGAACTGCTGTAATGATCCCATCATTCCTTGTTCCGCTCATGGGTGGCACTAAT GGTGACAAAGTGAGGGTGGTACAGACTCTACTCTTTGTTGAAGGGATTAACACACTAATACAAACACTGTTTGGGACTCGATTGCCAACCGTGATTGGAGGGTCTTATGCATTCATGGTCCCCATTATTTCTATCATTCACGACTCGTCCTTGGCGAGTATTGATGATCCTCATCTG agaTTTCTCAATACCATGAGGGCAGTCCAAGGTGCTCTGATAGTAGCATCAAGCATTCAAATTATTTTGGGATTTAGTCAGCTGTGGGCCATCTGTTCCAG GTTCTTCAGCCCTCTAGGAATGGTTCCAGTGATTGCACTAGTGGGTTTTGGTCTGTTTGATAGAGGCTTCCCTGTG GTTGGACGTTGCGTGGAAATTGGCATTCCCATGTTTATCCTATTTATAGTCTTCTCCCAG tacttaaaaaattttcaggCAAAGAAACTGCCAATACTGGAGCGGTTTGCTCTCCTCATATCAATCACTGTTATATGGGCATATGCACACCTCTTGACAGCCAGTGGCGCATACAGACATCGACCAGATTTAACACAAATTAACTGCCGAACTGACAAGGCGAATCTCATTTCTTCTGCTCCATG GATCAAGATCCCATACCCTCTTCAGTGGGGTGCTCCTACCTTTGATGCTGGTCATGCTTTTGGAATGATGGCTGCCACTATAGTTTCATTGATTGAG TCAACGGGAGCTTACAAGGCTGCATCACGTCTAGCAAGCGCAACCCCACCTCCAGCTCATGTTCTTAGCCGTGGTATTGGCTGGCAGGGAATTGGGATTCTGCTGAGTGGACTCTTTGGAACTTTGACTGGTTCAACAGTCTCTGT AGAAAATGTAGGACTTCTTGGAAGCACTCGCGTTGGAAGTCGCAGGGTTATCCAAATCTCAGCTGgttttatgatatttttctCTATGTTAG GAAAATTCGGTGCTTTGTTTGCGTCAATACCCTTCACTATATTTGCTGCTGTATATTGCGTTTTGTTTGGTCTTGTTG CTTCGGTGGGGCTGTCATTTTTGCAATTCACAAATATGAACTCGATGAGGAACCTGTTTATCACTGGTGTTGCCTTCTTCTTGGGTTTGTCTGTTCCAGAGTATTTTAGAGAATACACAGCCAAGGCTCTTCATGGTCCTGCTCATACCAGAGCTGGATGG TTCAATGATTTCCTTAATACCATCTTCTTCTCATCCCCAACTGTTGCATTGATTGTTGCAATTTTCTTGGACAACACACTTGACTACAAGGAAAGTGCTAGAGATAGAGGAATGCCATGGTGGGTTAAATTTCGGACATTTAAGGGGGACAGCCGTAATGAGGAGTTCTACACCCTCCCTTTCAATCTCAACCGTTTCTTCCCTCCAAATTGA